The stretch of DNA TCGCTGAACCTGGCGCAGGCGGTGATTCTGGTTGCCTATGAATGGGCGCGAATCGGGCGCGAGCTGGGTGCGGCAGGTGATACGCTGGTGCAGCCCACCGCCGAGGACGCCCTGCCCCCGGCCCCGCAGGACGAGCTCGAAGCGATGATCGCCCATTTCGAGAAGCTGCTGGCCCCGCGCGACTATTTCTTTCCCCACGCCCGCGCCGAGGCGAGCCGCCGGACCCTGCGCACCCTGCTGACCAAGCCGGGCTGGAACCATCTCGAAGTGCGCACCCTGCGCGGCATCCTCAGCACGCTGGAGCGCCCGATACGCGACTGAAGTTGTTCGTCGATTGGGGTTGGACAGGGGCAAATGGCGGGTTAGCACTATCCGCTCCCTCTCCCCCAACCAAGTGAGATTGCTGATGAACTTCCCGCGCCGTTTCACGCTGGCCCCGGCCGGCGCCCTGCTGCTTGCTCCCCTCGGCGCGGCCGCGCAGCCCAGCGATACCGTTCAGCCCGCCGAAACCGAAGCCCCGCAGACCGAAGCGCCCAAGCCGGACGCCGAGGCGGAAGAGGACAAGCGCATCTGCCGCTATGTCAAGCTCGACACATCGAGCCGCCGCAAGACCAAGATCTGCCGCACGGTCGAGGAATGGCGCGAGCTGAACAACCCCCGTTGAGCCAGCCAAGGCCGGTCTGCGCTTGACCCGAGGGCCAATCCTGCTATGCGCGCGCCTTCGCAAATGGGCCCTGCACCCCGGTGAAGCAGTGGCCGCATCCCGCCCCAAGGTCCGGGATGGAGCGATGCCGGGTTAGATCGCTGCCCACAGGGGGCGGCGCAGCACATTGAAGGAAGACTTATGTCGAAGCGCAAGAGCGCCAAGTACAAGCTTGACCGCCGGATGGGCGAAAACATCTGGGGTCGCCCGAATTCCCCGGTGAACAAGCGTTCCTACGGCCCCGGCCAGCATGGCCAGCGCCGCAAGGGCAAGATGAGCGACTATGGCCTGCAGCTGCGCGCCAAGCAGAAGCTCAAGGGCTACTACGGCGACGTCACCGAAAAGCAGTTCAAGCGCACCTATGCCGAAGCATCGCGCATGAAGGGCGACACCAGCCAGAACCTGATCGGCCTGCTCGAGCAGCGTCTGGACATGGTCGTCTACCGCGCCAAGTTCGCGCCGACGATCTTCGCCGCGCGCCAGATCGTCAGCCACGGTCACATCTATGTGAACGGCGTCAAGTGCAACATCGCCTCGC from Porphyrobacter sp. YT40 encodes:
- the rpsD gene encoding 30S ribosomal protein S4 encodes the protein MSKRKSAKYKLDRRMGENIWGRPNSPVNKRSYGPGQHGQRRKGKMSDYGLQLRAKQKLKGYYGDVTEKQFKRTYAEASRMKGDTSQNLIGLLEQRLDMVVYRAKFAPTIFAARQIVSHGHIYVNGVKCNIASRRVVVGDVISLGSKAREMALVIEAQSLAERDIPDYVMPDGTDKVTFTRVPKLDEVPYPVTMEPNLVVEFYSR